From Chryseobacterium shandongense, the proteins below share one genomic window:
- a CDS encoding B12-binding domain-containing radical SAM protein: MKDLLLLTPPFTQLNTPYPATAYIKGFLNTKNISSFQVDLGIEVILGLFSKNGIQEIFNKEIDIQNVSENSQRIFSLRDEYVKTIDQVISFLQGKTPTLARQICSMNFLPEASRFNQLDDMEFAFGNMGLQDKAKHLATLYLEDLSDYIIENIDPDFGFSRYAERLGKSANSFDELYSKITGNETFIDDITLKILNEKLESVQPKLVCFSVPFPGNLYSAFRCAKFIKKNYPHIKTAMGGGFPNTELRELKDKRVFEFFDFITLDDGELPIELLYRNVCHSGQSEKPQFKRTFLIENNAVVYKNNSERHDYKQADIGTPDYSDLLLDQYISVIEIANPMHSLWSDGRWNKLTMAHGCYWGKCTFCDISLDYIKIYEPISAKILVDRIEELIRTTGETGFHFVDEAAPPALMREVALEILRRNLVVTWWTNIRFEKSFTRDLCFLLKLSGCVAVSGGLEVASDRLLKLIDKGISVDQVAKVTRNFTEAGIMIHAYLMYGYPTQTVQETVDSLEMVRQLFEMGILQSGFWHQFAMTAHSPVGLNPEEFGVTPIKQEILFANNDVDFTDRTGIDHGKFSFGLKKSLFNYMHGINFELPLQEWFDFKIPRTTVHPDYIHDALLENEDFNFKGNSKIVFLAKNVIAENRIKIKKKYNYTYTKIIVHLKTNIVTVDFDEGHAEWLMKMFNEYSIENIKKPTLQQLKTDFDENFENFELFWFSKPMQQLKENGVILSL, from the coding sequence TTGAAAGACCTTCTTCTGCTTACTCCGCCTTTTACCCAACTCAATACGCCCTATCCCGCTACTGCTTATATTAAAGGTTTTTTGAATACCAAAAATATTTCATCTTTCCAGGTAGATTTGGGAATTGAAGTAATCTTAGGTTTGTTTTCCAAAAACGGAATACAAGAAATTTTCAACAAAGAAATTGACATTCAGAATGTTTCTGAAAATTCACAGCGTATTTTTTCATTACGTGACGAATATGTAAAGACCATCGATCAGGTTATTTCTTTCCTTCAGGGAAAAACACCGACATTGGCCAGACAGATCTGCTCTATGAATTTTCTTCCGGAAGCTTCACGTTTCAATCAGCTGGATGATATGGAATTTGCTTTTGGAAATATGGGCTTGCAGGATAAAGCTAAACACTTGGCAACATTATATTTAGAAGATCTTTCAGATTATATTATTGAAAATATTGATCCCGACTTTGGCTTTAGCAGATATGCGGAAAGATTGGGAAAGAGTGCCAACTCATTTGATGAATTGTATTCAAAGATTACAGGTAATGAAACATTTATTGATGACATCACTTTAAAAATCCTCAACGAAAAATTAGAATCTGTCCAGCCAAAACTGGTTTGTTTTTCAGTTCCTTTTCCGGGAAATTTATATTCTGCTTTTCGATGTGCAAAGTTTATCAAAAAGAATTATCCGCATATCAAAACTGCAATGGGTGGAGGTTTTCCAAATACTGAATTGCGAGAATTAAAAGATAAAAGGGTTTTTGAATTTTTTGATTTTATCACGTTGGATGACGGAGAACTTCCGATTGAACTGCTCTATCGAAATGTTTGTCATTCTGGGCAAAGCGAAAAACCTCAGTTCAAAAGGACTTTTTTAATTGAAAATAATGCAGTTGTCTATAAAAATAATTCCGAAAGGCATGATTATAAACAAGCCGATATCGGAACTCCCGATTACTCAGATCTATTACTGGATCAATATATTTCTGTCATTGAAATTGCCAATCCGATGCACAGCTTGTGGAGTGACGGGAGATGGAATAAACTAACGATGGCCCACGGATGTTATTGGGGCAAATGTACGTTCTGCGATATTTCTTTAGACTATATCAAAATCTATGAACCCATTTCTGCAAAAATTCTGGTTGACCGAATCGAAGAACTGATCCGGACAACCGGAGAAACAGGGTTCCATTTTGTGGATGAAGCTGCTCCTCCTGCTTTAATGAGAGAAGTTGCTTTGGAAATTTTAAGGAGAAATCTTGTGGTAACGTGGTGGACCAATATCCGTTTTGAAAAAAGCTTTACCCGTGATTTGTGTTTTCTTTTAAAACTTTCCGGATGCGTTGCCGTTTCGGGAGGGCTTGAAGTGGCAAGTGACCGATTGCTAAAATTAATCGATAAAGGAATTTCCGTGGATCAGGTTGCGAAGGTCACAAGAAATTTTACGGAAGCCGGAATCATGATTCATGCTTATCTCATGTATGGTTATCCTACGCAGACCGTTCAAGAAACGGTGGATTCTTTGGAGATGGTTCGCCAGCTTTTTGAGATGGGAATTTTGCAAAGCGGTTTCTGGCATCAGTTTGCCATGACTGCCCACTCACCTGTGGGATTAAATCCTGAAGAATTTGGAGTCACCCCGATTAAGCAGGAAATTTTGTTTGCAAACAATGATGTTGATTTTACAGATCGAACCGGAATAGATCACGGAAAATTCAGCTTCGGGTTGAAAAAATCTCTTTTCAATTATATGCACGGAATTAATTTTGAGCTTCCGCTTCAGGAATGGTTTGATTTTAAAATTCCGAGGACTACCGTTCATCCGGATTACATTCATGATGCCTTGCTTGAAAATGAAGATTTTAATTTTAAAGGGAATTCAAAAATTGTGTTTTTAGCTAAAAACGTAATCGCTGAGAATCGCATAAAAATAAAAAAGAAATATAATTATACGTACACAAAAATTATAGTGCACTTAAAAACCAATATTGTGACTGTTGATTTCGATGAAGGGCATGCTGAATGGCTGATGAAAATGTTTAATGAATACTCAATTGAAAATATTAAAAAGCCTACGCTTCAACAACTTAAGACTGATTTCGACGAGAATTTTGAAAATTTCGAATTATTCTGGTTTTCAAAACCAATGCAGCAATTGAAAGAAAATGGAGTAATTCTCAGTTTATAG
- a CDS encoding aminotransferase class I/II-fold pyridoxal phosphate-dependent enzyme, translated as MDIFDRIKENPGPLGQFADYGEGYFIFPRLEGPIGPRMRFQGREVIFWSANDYLGMCNHPEVLEADAKAAAEFGMFYPMGARAMSGETEQHLQLERELADFVQKESAYLLNFGYQGMVSTIDALVGRNDVIVYDVDSHACIVDGVRLHSGKRFTYRHNDIASLEKNLERATKVAEETGGGILVITEGVFGMRGQQGKLKEICELKSKYKFRLLVDDAHGFGTLGKTGAGAGEEQGCQDQIDVYFSTFAKSMAGFGAFIAGDKEIIRYLKFNLRSQIFAKSLTMPMVIGGLKRLELLRTRPEIKAKLWENTRKLQDGLKQRGFNIGDTNTCVTPVMMQGTPVEATLLVKDLRENYGIFTSVVVYPVIPKGMILLRLIPTASHTDSEINETLAAFEAIHDKLVGGHYKDQEQKLLAEQGLSFKEI; from the coding sequence TTGGATATTTTTGACAGAATAAAAGAAAATCCAGGACCTCTTGGACAATTTGCAGATTATGGTGAAGGGTATTTTATTTTCCCGAGATTAGAAGGACCTATCGGACCGAGAATGAGATTTCAGGGAAGAGAAGTTATTTTCTGGAGTGCTAATGATTATCTTGGAATGTGCAACCATCCGGAAGTTTTGGAGGCAGATGCAAAAGCAGCCGCAGAATTCGGAATGTTCTACCCGATGGGTGCAAGAGCGATGTCCGGAGAAACAGAACAGCACCTGCAATTAGAAAGAGAACTGGCCGATTTTGTACAAAAAGAATCTGCCTATTTACTGAACTTCGGATATCAGGGAATGGTTTCTACCATTGATGCTCTGGTTGGAAGAAATGATGTGATTGTCTATGATGTTGATTCCCACGCATGTATCGTTGATGGAGTAAGACTTCACTCAGGTAAAAGATTTACTTACAGACACAATGATATTGCAAGTCTTGAAAAAAACCTTGAAAGAGCAACCAAAGTAGCTGAAGAAACAGGTGGCGGTATTCTTGTCATCACTGAAGGAGTTTTTGGAATGAGAGGACAACAAGGTAAATTAAAAGAGATCTGCGAGTTAAAATCAAAATATAAATTCAGATTGTTGGTTGATGATGCGCACGGATTCGGAACACTGGGTAAAACCGGAGCCGGAGCTGGTGAAGAGCAGGGATGTCAGGATCAGATCGATGTGTACTTCTCAACGTTTGCAAAATCAATGGCAGGCTTCGGAGCGTTTATCGCCGGTGATAAAGAAATTATCAGATACCTTAAATTTAATTTAAGATCACAGATTTTTGCAAAATCTTTAACAATGCCAATGGTAATTGGAGGTTTAAAAAGATTAGAGCTTCTAAGAACAAGACCGGAAATTAAGGCGAAACTTTGGGAGAATACCCGCAAACTTCAAGACGGCTTAAAACAAAGAGGATTCAATATCGGCGATACCAACACATGCGTCACTCCGGTAATGATGCAGGGAACTCCGGTAGAGGCAACCCTCTTAGTGAAAGACTTGAGAGAAAATTACGGAATCTTCACATCTGTAGTAGTTTACCCTGTAATACCTAAAGGAATGATTTTACTACGATTAATTCCTACGGCATCTCATACCGATTCTGAAATCAATGAAACACTTGCTGCATTTGAAGCAATTCATGACAAGTTGGTTGGTGGTCATTACAAAGATCAGGAGCAAAAACTGCTGGCCGAACAAGGGTTAAGTTTTAAAGAAATTTAA
- a CDS encoding PLP-dependent cysteine synthase family protein: protein MSNVYDNILGLIGNTPMVKLNTVTKEIPAIVYAKLESYNPGHSTKDRIALHIIENAEKKGLLREDSVVVETTSGNTGFSIAMVCIIKGYKCILAVSDKTKPEKIAYLKALGATVYICPANVPADDPRSYYEVAKRIASETPNSVYINQYFNELNIDAHYQTTGPEIWEQTQGKITHLFACTGTGGTLSGSAKFLKEQNPNIKIIGVDADGSILKSYHETGEIHKEDVHPYQIEGMGKNLIPSALLFDKVDEFVRVNDEMSAYRTREIALKEAIMGGYTTGAVTQALLQYSQSHEFLENDVVVLIYPDHGSRYITKVYSDKWMAEQGFVNNCVHNYDEVFKTEFIK, encoded by the coding sequence ATGAGTAATGTTTACGATAATATACTTGGCCTAATAGGAAATACTCCTATGGTGAAGCTTAACACTGTGACGAAAGAAATTCCTGCAATTGTTTATGCCAAGTTAGAATCATATAATCCTGGACATTCCACAAAAGATCGAATCGCACTTCATATTATAGAAAACGCTGAGAAAAAAGGTTTATTAAGAGAAGATTCCGTAGTGGTAGAAACTACATCAGGAAATACAGGATTCTCAATTGCTATGGTTTGTATTATTAAAGGATATAAATGTATTCTTGCAGTAAGTGACAAAACCAAGCCTGAGAAAATTGCCTATTTAAAGGCATTGGGAGCTACGGTTTATATTTGTCCGGCCAATGTTCCTGCAGATGATCCAAGGTCATATTATGAAGTTGCTAAAAGAATCGCTTCAGAAACTCCTAATTCAGTTTATATCAACCAATATTTCAACGAACTGAATATTGATGCGCATTACCAGACTACAGGTCCTGAAATTTGGGAACAGACCCAAGGTAAAATCACTCACCTTTTTGCATGTACGGGGACTGGCGGAACATTATCCGGTTCAGCCAAGTTTTTAAAAGAGCAAAATCCAAACATCAAAATCATTGGTGTTGATGCAGACGGATCTATTTTAAAAAGCTATCACGAAACAGGAGAAATCCATAAAGAAGACGTACATCCTTATCAGATTGAAGGAATGGGAAAAAATTTAATCCCTTCTGCCCTTCTTTTTGATAAAGTAGATGAATTTGTGAGAGTAAACGATGAGATGTCGGCTTACAGAACCCGTGAAATCGCTTTGAAAGAAGCCATCATGGGAGGATATACTACAGGAGCGGTTACGCAGGCTTTACTGCAATATTCCCAATCTCACGAATTTTTAGAAAATGATGTTGTAGTGTTGATTTATCCGGATCACGGTTCAAGATACATTACCAAAGTGTACAGTGATAAATGGATGGCGGAGCAAGGTTTTGTAAACAACTGTGTTCATAACTACGATGAAGTTTTTAAAACTGAATTTATCAAATAA
- a CDS encoding glycosyltransferase family 117 protein — MKNWTFRRWNTVLGWVVFVIAFFTYLSTIEPNFSFWDCGEYISSAVKLEVTHAPGAALFQIVGAVAAMFALGNGENYSIVINAMSALFSAFTILFLFWTITHLVRRLLNKDFDEITKHQEISILFAGVVGALCFTFSDTFWFSAVEGEVYSMASMFIALLVWLITKWENEYLLPDNERWIILIFFILGLSVGVHMMCMLAIPAVCFIYYARKYTFTWKNFIWAHVATLLILAVVFKGIFPFIMTMFGKLEIFFVNGLGLPFHSGTIAAFIIMIAICYFLISYTRKMKRNVFQTIALSVVFMMIGFSCWMVIPIRANANPPMNLNDPDNAIGMLDYYNREQYGDWPTIYGQNYTAYLDAKGIEKNEDGSFKTQKTGEIYEKDEKTGTYRKTGDRFNYVFNKAHVGFMPRMFNEDKDVMANYISMYGAPDFTFNYGNEDIADSPEAKQIFDDLRKKYGDKTITASDYLKVRQYDLLNVQRPSLGQNLDYFITFQNGYYFVRYLMWNFVGRQNDLEGNMESTRGNWISGIPFIDDSIVGNQDKMPAKFKNESTVKFFFLPLLLGLIGFFFQLNKDFGRFYAMLSIFVLMSVGIVFYTGVKPFEPRERDYAMVGSFYVFAIWIGLGAAAILWFLQSKIKSNAANIVVGVVLLGVPFMMGFQNYNVHNRHNRYTSYDYGYSVLKSLPKNDILFVYGDNDTYPVWAIQETEQFRDDVKVVNFTLASTPWNIDQIKRRTYNAAPVPGILTHDDYRDGTNDQIYMMKKEDWEGVFSMLKEQGAPETEFAEFRKYLIQDSMTMKEALSFLKYSSPAKNELLKMYFGEEKYEKYNILPVNKFILPVNKVNAVNAGIISTADLPNTVNQIMITYKANTLYKNNLIMLDILANFDWKRPINFSSGGIYDSENVFYLDEYLQFDGFSYRLIPIHTPQTPDGELGRVDANSLYNVVKNFRWGNFKDLNTHFDETATSNIMSYRASASRAAAALATMGQKGKAIELLDLASKEIPAEKYNDPRSLSSMVYGYIVSGQEAKGLRLAEVLKKGIFEEYDYYMSLSKSDQSYLRRQIRTKPMEYSLVISAVTDAYTRIGQKEKAYDYLVKSIEPIDKKFNTFVEGLKEMGKEKAMNESEEVQKITPFYQYLFDIMEPFDSTYSKEKETQITNAIIKATQ; from the coding sequence ATGAAAAATTGGACTTTCAGGCGATGGAACACCGTTCTCGGATGGGTAGTTTTCGTCATTGCATTTTTTACATACTTGTCCACCATAGAACCGAATTTCAGTTTTTGGGATTGTGGCGAGTATATTTCCTCGGCGGTAAAACTTGAAGTAACGCATGCTCCCGGAGCTGCATTATTCCAGATTGTGGGTGCTGTAGCAGCTATGTTTGCACTGGGAAATGGCGAAAATTATTCTATCGTAATCAATGCGATGTCCGCATTGTTCAGTGCGTTTACGATCCTGTTTTTATTCTGGACTATTACGCATTTGGTGAGAAGGCTTTTGAACAAAGATTTTGACGAGATTACAAAACATCAGGAAATTTCCATTCTTTTTGCGGGAGTTGTAGGAGCTTTATGCTTCACCTTTTCAGATACATTCTGGTTTTCTGCGGTGGAAGGGGAAGTGTATTCCATGGCGTCAATGTTTATCGCACTTTTAGTATGGCTGATTACCAAATGGGAGAATGAGTATCTGCTTCCGGACAATGAGCGATGGATCATTTTAATCTTTTTTATTCTGGGGCTTTCTGTGGGAGTTCACATGATGTGTATGCTCGCGATTCCTGCGGTATGTTTTATATATTATGCAAGAAAATACACATTTACCTGGAAAAACTTTATCTGGGCACATGTGGCAACTTTACTTATTCTTGCGGTTGTTTTTAAAGGAATTTTCCCATTCATCATGACGATGTTCGGAAAACTTGAAATTTTCTTTGTAAATGGCTTAGGATTACCTTTCCATTCCGGAACAATTGCAGCATTTATCATTATGATTGCAATCTGCTATTTCCTGATTTCTTACACAAGAAAGATGAAAAGGAATGTCTTTCAGACTATTGCTTTATCGGTAGTATTTATGATGATCGGTTTTTCATGCTGGATGGTAATTCCTATCAGAGCGAATGCCAATCCGCCAATGAACCTTAATGATCCGGACAATGCCATCGGAATGCTGGATTACTACAACAGAGAACAGTATGGCGACTGGCCAACGATTTACGGACAGAACTATACCGCTTATCTTGATGCTAAAGGGATTGAAAAAAATGAAGACGGAAGCTTTAAGACGCAAAAAACGGGTGAAATCTACGAGAAGGATGAGAAAACCGGAACTTATCGAAAGACCGGTGACCGCTTCAATTATGTATTCAATAAAGCGCATGTCGGTTTTATGCCAAGAATGTTTAATGAAGATAAAGATGTTATGGCCAATTACATTTCTATGTATGGAGCGCCGGACTTTACCTTTAATTACGGAAACGAAGATATTGCAGACAGCCCCGAAGCAAAGCAGATTTTTGACGATCTTAGAAAGAAATATGGAGATAAGACCATTACTGCTTCCGATTATTTAAAGGTTAGACAGTATGACCTTCTTAATGTTCAGAGGCCTTCTTTGGGACAAAATCTAGATTATTTCATTACTTTTCAGAACGGATATTACTTTGTACGATACCTGATGTGGAATTTTGTAGGACGCCAGAACGACCTTGAAGGAAATATGGAAAGTACCCGAGGAAACTGGATTTCCGGAATTCCTTTTATCGATGATTCTATTGTGGGAAATCAGGATAAAATGCCTGCGAAATTTAAAAATGAAAGTACGGTGAAGTTCTTCTTTTTACCATTGCTTTTAGGACTTATCGGATTCTTTTTCCAATTAAATAAAGACTTCGGAAGATTCTATGCCATGCTTTCAATTTTTGTATTAATGAGTGTGGGAATTGTTTTCTATACCGGTGTAAAACCATTTGAACCGAGAGAAAGAGATTATGCGATGGTAGGCTCATTTTATGTTTTTGCCATCTGGATCGGATTGGGCGCAGCGGCTATTCTTTGGTTCTTACAATCTAAAATAAAATCAAATGCAGCTAATATTGTTGTTGGTGTAGTTTTGTTAGGAGTACCTTTCATGATGGGCTTCCAGAATTATAATGTACACAACAGACACAACCGTTATACTTCTTATGATTACGGATATTCTGTCTTAAAATCATTGCCTAAAAATGATATTTTATTTGTTTATGGTGATAATGATACCTATCCGGTTTGGGCGATCCAGGAAACGGAGCAGTTCAGAGACGATGTAAAAGTGGTTAACTTTACCCTCGCATCCACTCCATGGAATATTGATCAGATCAAAAGAAGAACATATAATGCGGCTCCGGTTCCGGGTATTTTGACTCATGATGACTATAGGGATGGTACCAACGACCAGATCTATATGATGAAAAAAGAAGATTGGGAAGGTGTTTTTTCTATGCTAAAAGAACAGGGAGCTCCCGAAACGGAGTTTGCAGAATTCAGAAAATATCTTATTCAGGATTCAATGACGATGAAAGAAGCACTTAGCTTTCTTAAATATTCATCTCCTGCAAAGAATGAGCTTCTTAAAATGTATTTTGGAGAGGAAAAATATGAAAAGTACAATATCCTTCCGGTAAACAAATTTATTCTTCCGGTAAATAAGGTAAATGCAGTAAACGCGGGGATTATCAGTACAGCAGATCTTCCGAACACGGTAAATCAGATCATGATTACATATAAGGCGAATACCTTGTACAAAAATAATCTGATCATGCTTGATATTTTGGCCAATTTCGACTGGAAAAGACCAATCAATTTCTCGTCAGGAGGAATCTACGACAGCGAAAATGTTTTCTATCTTGATGAATATCTTCAGTTTGACGGTTTCAGTTATAGATTAATTCCTATTCACACACCGCAAACGCCGGATGGTGAATTGGGAAGAGTAGACGCCAATTCTTTATATAATGTTGTTAAAAATTTCAGATGGGGTAATTTCAAAGACCTGAATACCCACTTTGATGAAACAGCCACTTCCAACATTATGAGCTATAGAGCTTCGGCAAGCAGAGCAGCAGCTGCGTTAGCAACGATGGGTCAAAAAGGAAAAGCGATAGAACTTCTTGATCTTGCATCAAAAGAAATTCCTGCAGAAAAATACAACGATCCGCGTTCATTGAGTTCAATGGTTTACGGATACATCGTTTCCGGACAGGAAGCTAAAGGTCTGAGGCTGGCAGAAGTTCTGAAGAAAGGTATTTTTGAAGAATACGATTATTATATGAGCCTCAGCAAATCTGATCAAAGTTATCTGAGAAGGCAGATCAGAACAAAACCGATGGAATATTCATTAGTGATCTCTGCAGTGACGGATGCTTACACCAGAATCGGACAAAAGGAAAAGGCATACGATTATCTGGTAAAATCCATTGAGCCGATCGATAAGAAATTCAATACATTTGTTGAAGGTCTTAAAGAAATGGGCAAGGAAAAAGCAATGAATGAATCTGAGGAGGTACAAAAGATCACCCCATTCTACCAATACTTGTTTGATATTATGGAGCCATTCGATTCCACCTATTCGAAAGAAAAAGAAACCCAGATCACCAACGCGATAATCAAAGCAACACAATAA
- a CDS encoding LTA synthase family protein, producing the protein MAEIKNHRIPVYAVLVTILFKLLFLLTHYIQEDAFITWRVAQNLLDYGVIGFNGAEKISASTTHLYVFVSYFFNLIFGKENFIEPLLIFNSILFTIGSLFLSNLLLKNIWHKALFIFLIGILPPAIKISILGMEYGILFFLEMMLLFYGFNKGKKWALIILPPLILFTRIDTIIFLGVVFIVDILWNKKIRWSYIFGGIFGVGAVLAFNWFYFGEVINNTIAAKKLAYDKSFTLEQNLKYFIQNFGNFWGMLKLPGNFNPLTVILLIFEWLCFTYLIRQKQKRNFFLWIIFIFGWVKQLVFLSQKSLFDWYYWVPQILLFVPVLLFVLEQKEKRNLWLFLLLLFYIIPMLAFQTVHSIATGNGEWNYRRTIGLFLNSYEKDKDQWIFLEPAGYVPYFSGLKTIDEVGLVDEKVQDEIKKDKKNFWINTVKKRRPKYLLSYNDLFTSENAEFIKLHYKLVKEFRVKDHLKSSNKILEKIYILKPSGSDYNLYERID; encoded by the coding sequence ATGGCAGAAATAAAAAATCATAGAATCCCGGTTTATGCTGTACTCGTTACAATACTTTTTAAATTATTATTTTTATTAACCCATTATATTCAGGAAGATGCATTCATTACCTGGAGGGTTGCTCAGAATCTCCTGGATTATGGCGTAATCGGATTTAACGGGGCTGAAAAAATTTCTGCTTCAACAACGCATCTGTATGTTTTTGTTTCATATTTTTTTAATCTGATTTTCGGAAAGGAAAACTTTATTGAGCCGCTGCTTATTTTCAATTCGATACTTTTCACCATAGGAAGTCTTTTTCTTTCAAATCTTTTGCTGAAAAATATCTGGCATAAAGCCTTATTTATTTTTTTAATCGGAATTTTACCGCCTGCCATAAAAATCTCAATACTCGGAATGGAATATGGCATCCTTTTTTTCCTTGAGATGATGCTGTTGTTTTATGGTTTTAATAAAGGTAAAAAATGGGCACTCATTATACTTCCTCCGCTGATTTTATTCACAAGAATTGACACCATTATTTTCCTGGGGGTTGTATTTATCGTTGATATTTTATGGAACAAAAAAATACGATGGTCTTATATTTTTGGTGGAATATTTGGGGTGGGCGCAGTGCTGGCTTTCAACTGGTTTTATTTCGGAGAGGTTATCAATAATACCATTGCTGCTAAAAAATTAGCGTACGACAAAAGCTTTACATTAGAACAAAATCTGAAATATTTTATACAAAATTTTGGAAATTTCTGGGGAATGCTGAAGCTTCCGGGAAATTTTAACCCGCTGACTGTAATATTACTGATTTTTGAATGGCTGTGTTTTACATATTTAATAAGGCAGAAGCAAAAGAGAAACTTTTTCTTATGGATCATTTTTATTTTCGGATGGGTAAAACAGCTGGTTTTCCTTTCTCAGAAAAGCCTTTTCGACTGGTATTACTGGGTGCCCCAGATTCTGCTTTTTGTTCCGGTGCTGCTTTTTGTTCTTGAACAGAAAGAAAAAAGAAATCTTTGGTTGTTTTTATTACTGTTGTTTTACATCATTCCTATGCTTGCTTTCCAGACGGTTCACTCTATTGCAACCGGAAATGGAGAATGGAACTACAGGCGCACAATAGGATTGTTTCTAAATTCATATGAAAAAGATAAAGACCAGTGGATATTTCTGGAACCTGCGGGATATGTTCCGTATTTTTCAGGTTTGAAAACGATTGACGAAGTAGGGTTGGTTGATGAAAAAGTTCAGGATGAGATCAAAAAAGACAAAAAGAATTTCTGGATCAATACGGTGAAAAAAAGAAGACCAAAATATCTGCTTTCTTACAATGATTTATTTACCTCTGAAAATGCAGAATTTATAAAGCTTCATTATAAACTTGTCAAAGAATTTCGTGTCAAAGACCATCTGAAAAGTAGCAATAAAATCTTAGAGAAAATCTATATTTTAAAACCTTCCGGATCAGATTACAATTTATACGAAAGAATTGATTAA
- a CDS encoding DUF1697 domain-containing protein, which translates to MKYCAFLRGVNVKGTNMKMAEVCQVFTDAGMKNVISVLASGNILFSSEKKPDELKNILEKAMSEHFLYEAFLFIKSQQEIENYLSENPFQKDENIHCYTFIGNNGIENVLMEQFESALKTEHEDAKIIHNIFYWQVPKGNTLDSTFGKILGKKSLKDQFTSRNINTFEKILKAFGKV; encoded by the coding sequence ATGAAATACTGTGCATTTCTGAGGGGAGTCAATGTGAAAGGTACCAATATGAAAATGGCTGAAGTATGTCAGGTCTTTACAGATGCAGGAATGAAAAATGTAATTTCGGTACTGGCCTCAGGAAATATCCTTTTTTCCTCTGAAAAAAAACCGGATGAATTAAAAAATATTCTTGAGAAAGCAATGTCTGAGCACTTTCTGTATGAAGCCTTTTTATTTATAAAATCACAACAGGAAATAGAAAATTACTTGAGTGAAAATCCTTTTCAAAAAGATGAAAACATTCACTGTTATACCTTTATCGGAAATAATGGAATTGAGAATGTTTTGATGGAGCAATTTGAATCTGCATTAAAAACCGAACATGAAGATGCGAAAATTATTCACAATATTTTTTACTGGCAGGTACCGAAGGGAAATACCCTTGATTCTACCTTCGGAAAAATTTTAGGAAAGAAAAGCCTCAAAGATCAGTTTACCAGCAGGAATATTAACACGTTTGAAAAGATTTTGAAAGCATTCGGTAAAGTGTAA
- a CDS encoding helix-turn-helix transcriptional regulator: MKNEKTEFNLEDLNQKIFVQDEILALAKENSPRLLSKFRLVDPDFFKKLSAIQPNLKNSELIFCIYLKLNLTTKEIATYTFVTPKAIQNRKNRLRKKLNIASNIDIYKWFNEL, encoded by the coding sequence ATGAAAAACGAAAAGACTGAATTCAATTTAGAAGATTTAAACCAAAAGATTTTTGTGCAGGATGAAATTTTGGCATTAGCAAAAGAAAATTCTCCACGTCTGTTGAGCAAATTCAGATTAGTGGATCCGGACTTTTTTAAGAAATTGTCTGCTATTCAGCCGAATTTGAAAAATTCCGAGCTTATTTTCTGTATCTATCTGAAGCTCAATTTAACAACAAAGGAGATTGCAACCTACACATTTGTTACTCCTAAAGCCATTCAGAACAGGAAAAACAGGCTTAGAAAAAAATTGAATATTGCATCTAATATTGATATCTATAAATGGTTTAATGAACTTTAA